Proteins encoded within one genomic window of Acomys russatus chromosome 5, mAcoRus1.1, whole genome shotgun sequence:
- the LOC127190035 gene encoding olfactory receptor 5A1-like encodes MTVTNTWNSSSVTMFIFLGFSDHPELRTFLFLTFLGIYLVTLTWNLALILLIRGDTRLHTPMYFFLSNLSFIDICYSSSVAPKMLSDFFREQKTISFLGCAAQFFFFVGLGLTECFLLTAMAYDRYAAISNPLLYTTLMPQGLCMRMVAGAYFGGFLSSFIQASSIFQLHFCGPNLINHFFCDLPPILALSCSNTFLSQVVNFLIVIMVGGTSFLILLVSYSYIVSAVLKIHSVKGRWKAFNTCASHLMAVSMLFGTALFMYLRPSSSYSFSRDKVVSVFYSLVIPMLNPLIYSLRNKEIKDALWKVMEKKKVFSNL; translated from the coding sequence ATGACTGTAACCAACACCTGGAACAGCTCATCTGTGACCATGTTCATCTTCTTGGGATTCTCAGACCATCCAGAACTCCGAACATTCCTCTTTCTGACTTTCCTGGGCATTTATCTTGTGACCTTGACCTGGAACCTGGCCCTAATCCTCCTGATCAGAGGTGACACCCGTttgcacacacccatgtacttcttcctcagcaaCTTATCCTTTATAGACATTTGCTACTCATCCTCTGTAGCTCCCAAGATGCTCTCTGATTTCTTTCGAGAGCAGAAGACTATCTCATTCCTGGGATGTGCCgctcagttctttttctttgttggtttgggCCTAACTGAGTGCTTCCTGCTGACAGCAATGGCTTATGATAGATACGCAGCCATCTCCAACCCGCTGCTGTACACCACCCTCATGCCCCAGGGTCTCTGTATGCGCATGGTGGCTGGGGCATATTTTGGTGGCTTCCTGAGTTCTTTCATTCAGGCCAGTTCCATATTTCAGCTCCACTTTTGTGGACCAAACCTCATCAACCACTTCTTCTGTGACCTCCCACCAATCCTGGCACTGTCCTGCTCCAACACATTCCTTAGCCAAGTGGTGAATTTCCTCATAGTGATCATGGTAGGAGGGACTTCATTTCTCATCCTCCTGGTCTCCTACAGTTACATAGTGTCTGCAGTCTTGAAGATCCACTCTGTGAAAGGCCGGTGGAAAGCCTTCAACACATGCGCCTCACACCTCATGGCAGTGAGCATGCTATTCGGGACAGCACTCTTCATGTACCTGCGGCCCAGCTCCAGCTACTCATTCAGCAGAGACAAGGTAGTGTCTGTCTTCTATTCACTGGTGATTCCCATGCTGAACCCTCTCATTTACAGTTTGAGGAACAAAGAGATCAAAGATGCCCTGTGGAAagtgatggagaaaaagaaagtgttttctaACTTGTGA